One Ammoniphilus sp. CFH 90114 genomic region harbors:
- a CDS encoding DUF1450 domain-containing protein produces MTMTILYCFRNRIGQSEKMMRAQIEDKEMEVSIHPTSCMKLCVFCEKLNVAIVNREVVMDKDEAKFMERILERLE; encoded by the coding sequence ATGACAATGACGATACTTTATTGTTTTCGAAATCGAATAGGGCAATCTGAAAAAATGATGAGGGCTCAGATTGAGGACAAAGAGATGGAGGTTTCGATACATCCAACATCCTGTATGAAGTTATGCGTTTTTTGTGAAAAGCTGAATGTTGCTATCGTTAATCGCGAGGTTGTCATGGATAAGGATGAAGCCAAGTTTATGGAAAGAATTCTAGAGAGGCTAGAGTAG
- a CDS encoding amidohydrolase family protein, which yields MKAKLLKNGMLIDGTGAEARHEVDVLIEGNKITAIGNNLSVPDTYSPGEIDILDLQGKTIMPGMTEAHTHFTWQDSIYIQDIDFKPIEETMIGAIKNAETMLKSGFTSCVSAAARGRVDIALRDAINRGQILGPRMMANGAEVSATGSFVDLHPNHVRVHGLSFLADGEDEVRRVVRSLFKEGADLVKLNVSGESLTAHATGEMTLYTYKEVRAAVEEAHARGKRIYVHARSSDSVKICVQAGVDIIGHADFIDDEAFDMLVDNKDRLFVVPALNWLVSTLEHGAEYFGQEAIVATGYEEGLEIALRNMHRLYQAGVRILPGGDYGFKWCPHGQYARDLEHFVKLVGMTPMDAIVSATKYGSQIMQMEDQLGTIEVGKLADILVVDGNPLEDISVLQNHSKLNVILKDGEYVVRTLEVSHLEERAAV from the coding sequence ATGAAAGCTAAATTGTTAAAGAATGGTATGCTGATTGACGGGACGGGTGCGGAAGCAAGACACGAAGTCGATGTCTTAATTGAAGGGAATAAGATTACAGCGATAGGAAACAACCTTTCGGTGCCTGATACCTATTCACCAGGTGAGATCGATATCCTGGATTTACAAGGTAAGACGATTATGCCAGGGATGACAGAGGCCCATACTCATTTTACTTGGCAGGATTCGATCTATATACAGGATATTGATTTTAAACCGATTGAGGAGACCATGATTGGAGCAATAAAAAATGCTGAAACGATGCTTAAGAGTGGCTTTACTTCTTGCGTAAGCGCGGCTGCTAGGGGTCGTGTTGATATTGCACTGCGCGATGCTATTAATCGTGGGCAGATCTTAGGTCCTCGTATGATGGCAAACGGAGCAGAAGTTTCAGCAACAGGAAGTTTTGTTGATCTTCATCCTAACCATGTTAGGGTGCACGGACTATCTTTCCTTGCTGATGGTGAAGATGAAGTAAGACGAGTAGTTCGAAGTCTATTTAAAGAAGGAGCAGATCTCGTCAAGCTTAATGTTAGCGGAGAGAGCTTAACGGCTCATGCTACAGGCGAGATGACACTCTACACTTACAAAGAGGTTAGAGCGGCAGTCGAGGAAGCTCATGCTCGTGGAAAAAGAATTTATGTTCACGCTAGATCTTCTGACTCTGTCAAAATATGTGTACAAGCCGGAGTGGATATTATCGGTCATGCGGATTTTATTGATGATGAAGCCTTTGACATGCTAGTCGATAATAAAGATCGCCTATTCGTCGTACCAGCCTTGAATTGGCTTGTCTCTACTCTTGAACACGGGGCTGAGTATTTTGGACAAGAGGCGATAGTTGCAACGGGCTATGAAGAAGGTTTGGAAATTGCTCTTCGTAATATGCATAGACTCTATCAAGCAGGGGTTCGCATTTTACCGGGAGGCGATTATGGGTTTAAATGGTGTCCACACGGTCAATATGCTCGCGATCTGGAGCACTTTGTCAAACTCGTAGGCATGACTCCTATGGATGCTATTGTATCCGCTACCAAATATGGCAGTCAAATTATGCAGATGGAAGACCAGCTTGGAACAATTGAAGTAGGAAAGCTGGCAGATATTCTTGTTGTGGATGGGAACCCGTTAGAAGATATCAGCGTTTTACAAAATCATAGCAAATTAAACGTCATCCTAAAAGATGGAGAGTATGTTGTTCGTACACTAGAGGTCAGCCACCTAGAAGAACGCGCAGCAGTTTAG
- a CDS encoding fumarylacetoacetate hydrolase family protein: MYLATFLHDGRLKYGFKAKGDSIVDVVEAERVIYSQSTLPATLLEVIESQTAMDRFREINEKETEWDDRYVIPLKEVILQAPIPTPKRDIICLGLNYREHALEYTTAMEEANDLPKYPIVFTKATTTVIGTEQKIYSHPHVTSKLDYEAELAIVIGKEGTNIKEEEAYDYIFGYTIINDVSARDLQKQHSQWFLGKSLDTFAPMGPFLVTEDEIDRPVKLDIQCRVNGEVRQSSNTELLIFDIPTIIKTLSAGITLKPGDIIATGTPKGVGLGFEPPKFLKEGDTVEVEIEKLGVLRNIVS, from the coding sequence ATGTATCTTGCAACTTTTTTACATGACGGGCGATTGAAATATGGATTTAAGGCAAAAGGAGATTCTATCGTAGACGTGGTAGAAGCGGAGAGAGTGATTTATTCCCAATCTACTTTACCAGCCACTCTTCTAGAAGTGATTGAAAGTCAAACAGCAATGGATAGATTCAGAGAAATCAATGAGAAAGAAACAGAATGGGATGACCGTTATGTCATCCCGCTTAAAGAAGTAATCCTTCAAGCTCCTATTCCGACACCCAAGAGAGACATTATTTGTCTTGGACTCAACTATAGAGAACATGCTCTTGAATATACAACAGCTATGGAGGAAGCCAATGATCTTCCGAAGTATCCGATTGTGTTTACGAAGGCCACAACTACAGTGATCGGGACGGAGCAGAAAATCTACAGTCATCCTCATGTGACCAGTAAACTGGATTATGAAGCAGAATTAGCGATTGTAATTGGTAAAGAAGGAACAAACATTAAGGAAGAGGAAGCCTATGATTATATCTTCGGTTACACCATTATCAACGATGTTTCTGCTCGTGATCTTCAAAAACAACATAGCCAATGGTTTCTAGGGAAGAGTTTAGATACGTTTGCACCGATGGGACCTTTTCTCGTTACGGAAGATGAGATTGATCGTCCAGTCAAGTTGGATATTCAATGCCGAGTGAATGGGGAAGTCAGACAGAGTTCGAATACGGAACTTCTCATTTTTGATATCCCAACAATCATAAAAACTTTATCTGCCGGTATTACCCTCAAGCCAGGAGATATTATTGCCACGGGGACACCGAAAGGGGTTGGGCTCGGTTTTGAACCTCCGAAGTTCCTGAAGGAAGGGGATACGGTAGAAGTTGAAATAGAGAAACTTGGGGTGCTTAGAAATATCGTTTCCTAG
- a CDS encoding alpha/beta fold hydrolase, which translates to MKKQIRDFQVNVEARGSGEAVVFVHGLGGDLNIWHSQVNVCSRSMRTITYDLRGAGKTDVHPPEYSIDLLVEDLKSVLDNESIESAHLVAHSMGTLIVEHFAVRYPEAVKSLTLVGGFTEPPEGARKALGDRSTVVREKGMEAVADAILEGGFSSYTKHSNQAMLGMVRSLLLSNDPEGYAALCRALADARSIKHQEVSVPVLLIVGDEDKTTPLAMSKALYKNFPNAELVVLPNCGHWATLESADEVNRALLKFYHTI; encoded by the coding sequence ATGAAAAAACAAATTAGGGATTTTCAAGTGAATGTGGAAGCAAGAGGATCAGGGGAAGCGGTTGTATTTGTTCATGGACTAGGAGGAGATCTAAACATCTGGCATAGCCAGGTGAATGTGTGTTCACGTTCTATGCGAACGATTACATATGATCTTCGTGGAGCGGGCAAGACGGACGTACACCCGCCTGAGTACTCTATTGATTTGCTAGTTGAAGACCTTAAGTCTGTTTTGGACAATGAGTCCATTGAGAGTGCTCACCTTGTCGCCCATTCGATGGGGACATTAATTGTCGAACATTTCGCTGTGAGATATCCAGAGGCCGTGAAGAGTTTGACCCTAGTGGGCGGATTTACTGAGCCACCGGAAGGAGCAAGGAAGGCCTTAGGTGATCGTTCCACGGTGGTTAGAGAGAAGGGGATGGAGGCTGTTGCGGATGCAATATTAGAGGGTGGTTTTTCCTCGTATACGAAACATTCCAATCAAGCGATGCTGGGGATGGTTCGGTCTCTGCTTTTAAGTAACGATCCAGAAGGTTATGCAGCCTTATGTAGGGCACTGGCAGATGCGAGATCCATCAAACATCAGGAAGTGAGTGTTCCCGTATTGCTCATCGTAGGGGATGAGGACAAGACAACGCCGTTGGCTATGTCTAAGGCTCTTTATAAGAACTTCCCTAATGCTGAATTAGTCGTGCTTCCCAATTGTGGACATTGGGCAACCCTTGAATCAGCAGATGAAGTGAACCGTGCGCTTCTCAAGTTTTATCATACCATCTAG
- a CDS encoding FadR/GntR family transcriptional regulator: MAIYNLTDQLIHELGKQIINGDLKPGDTLPKVEALSEIHGVSRTVVREAYKALATRRLVKSVPKLGTIVCPRSEWQWWDADVLTWASNEGLNRNFLLKLNEIGLAVEPVAAKLAAKHATEEDIKHMTYCYNQLEKSLGDKEAWAETDYYFHKSIYDASNNELLVNMMQMLFKAQLEYRYMTISSMNNMPDTTERYLKLHKDVLIAISSKDERTAYQKMYELQEELAIILTQTED, from the coding sequence GTGGCCATTTACAACTTAACTGATCAATTAATACATGAGCTTGGAAAACAAATCATTAATGGCGATTTAAAACCAGGGGATACGTTGCCCAAGGTGGAAGCGTTAAGTGAAATCCATGGGGTGAGCCGGACCGTGGTGCGTGAAGCTTACAAGGCCTTGGCTACGCGACGACTAGTCAAGTCGGTTCCAAAGTTAGGGACGATTGTATGTCCTCGATCAGAATGGCAGTGGTGGGATGCGGATGTATTAACTTGGGCGTCTAATGAAGGACTTAATCGAAACTTTTTACTTAAATTAAATGAAATTGGATTGGCCGTGGAGCCTGTGGCTGCTAAACTAGCAGCTAAGCATGCAACAGAAGAAGATATCAAGCATATGACTTATTGTTACAATCAGTTAGAGAAGTCTTTAGGTGATAAAGAGGCTTGGGCTGAAACGGATTACTATTTCCATAAGAGTATTTATGATGCCTCAAATAATGAGCTTCTCGTTAATATGATGCAGATGCTGTTCAAAGCACAATTAGAGTATCGTTATATGACTATATCCAGTATGAATAACATGCCAGACACGACGGAAAGATATTTAAAGCTACATAAGGATGTTCTGATTGCAATTTCTAGTAAGGATGAGAGAACTGCATATCAAAAGATGTATGAGTTGCAAGAAGAACTAGCGATCATCCTAACACAAACGGAAGACTAA
- a CDS encoding ATP-binding protein produces MEGLDSLLLNVLFLIVFLLFIPFLIENNGKFTSYDSYKKKWAITLTAGIAIISCISFRITIIEGYSFDLRLIALIIGGLYGGFKVGMILAIITVIYRFLVGGLGASASLIVMIFSLFLLFFAAKRFHQYSKIKKIMIGTALSAGITLFAICNSIFLFDVPLNGAFIVMYLTITIATTAAILYTYEWFQETILINQRVLKAEKLDVVSHLASSISHEVRNPLAVIKGFLQMMEQTELPQAKRREFIGICIEEINRANEIIRDYLTFAKPAPENFGLLDVSQELHRAINIITPLANMNSIEITTCIEPCYVEGDAQFFQQCLLNLTKNSIEAMPDSGKLSIQTKREKAELIIVISDTGKGMTQEQLSRIGEPYFTTKGREGTGLGMMAAMRIIDMMNGKLTVTSKVEEGTNFYIALPIVEVDTTEEKEELVG; encoded by the coding sequence TTGGAGGGTCTAGACTCGTTATTATTAAATGTGCTTTTCCTCATTGTTTTTTTATTATTTATTCCCTTCTTAATAGAAAATAACGGTAAATTTACATCGTATGACTCTTACAAGAAAAAATGGGCAATCACCCTCACGGCAGGTATAGCCATTATTAGTTGTATATCGTTTCGTATCACGATTATTGAAGGATATAGTTTTGACTTGCGATTAATTGCCCTTATCATAGGCGGCTTATATGGTGGGTTTAAGGTTGGTATGATCTTAGCCATAATTACTGTAATCTATCGTTTTTTGGTCGGAGGCCTTGGAGCTTCTGCAAGTCTGATTGTGATGATTTTCAGTTTATTCCTTTTATTTTTTGCAGCTAAGAGGTTCCATCAGTATTCGAAGATAAAAAAAATCATGATAGGAACCGCTCTATCAGCAGGCATCACCTTATTTGCCATTTGTAATTCTATTTTTTTATTTGATGTTCCGCTTAATGGAGCGTTTATTGTTATGTATCTTACCATTACAATAGCGACCACAGCAGCGATTCTTTATACCTACGAATGGTTTCAGGAGACCATCTTAATTAACCAACGAGTACTTAAGGCGGAGAAGTTGGATGTTGTCAGTCATCTTGCTTCCTCCATTTCACACGAAGTTCGTAATCCTTTAGCCGTTATAAAAGGCTTTCTTCAAATGATGGAACAAACAGAACTTCCTCAAGCTAAGAGGAGAGAGTTTATAGGGATTTGTATTGAAGAAATTAACCGAGCGAATGAGATTATACGAGATTATTTAACTTTTGCTAAACCTGCTCCCGAAAACTTTGGTCTCTTGGATGTGTCACAAGAATTGCATAGAGCCATTAATATCATAACCCCTTTAGCGAACATGAACAGTATCGAGATCACGACTTGTATCGAACCCTGTTATGTAGAGGGGGACGCGCAGTTTTTTCAACAATGCCTTTTAAACCTGACAAAGAATAGTATCGAAGCGATGCCTGATAGCGGGAAGTTATCCATCCAGACAAAACGGGAGAAAGCTGAGCTTATTATTGTTATATCGGATACGGGAAAAGGCATGACACAGGAGCAGCTGTCACGTATTGGGGAACCTTACTTCACAACGAAGGGAAGAGAAGGAACGGGTCTTGGTATGATGGCTGCGATGAGAATTATTGATATGATGAACGGAAAATTAACAGTCACGAGTAAAGTAGAGGAAGGGACGAACTTTTATATTGCTTTACCAATAGTAGAAGTGGATACAACAGAGGAGAAGGAGGAATTAGTGGGCTAG
- a CDS encoding DUF3231 family protein: MTSNLTLTASENLSLWNTYLTETMTSHVSRYMMAHVTDKDVKNMLAFATQISQEGVDMSASVFINANHPLPQGFTEEDVDMKGPKVYSDDLIILIKRKLVQDALVVNTMSLGAATRPDIRAFYEKQMVDGSKLLNMILELLYKRGLHHPLHIPFPETVEKVKSSFLFSAGIFEGNRDLNTTELFNLELNFQSTVVLSVFFKSFAQFELIKEGKLADHFLRGARIMDKHLELFRNRLMESGMPQFPTWENELTDASISPFSEKLILFKSAVMLSATAGRYGVAISTVLRRDIGSDFLRVMTETLKYAEDTMNHMVKRGYLDQHPMARITE, translated from the coding sequence ATGACAAGCAACCTCACTCTTACTGCATCGGAAAATTTGAGTCTTTGGAACACCTATTTAACAGAGACGATGACATCGCATGTATCGAGGTATATGATGGCTCATGTCACCGATAAAGATGTTAAAAATATGCTGGCTTTTGCTACACAGATTTCTCAAGAAGGAGTGGACATGTCTGCTTCTGTCTTCATTAATGCTAACCATCCGCTTCCGCAAGGTTTTACTGAAGAAGATGTAGATATGAAGGGGCCTAAAGTGTATTCCGATGACCTGATTATCCTTATTAAGAGGAAACTGGTTCAAGATGCACTGGTTGTCAATACGATGTCACTAGGGGCTGCTACTCGACCAGATATTCGGGCTTTTTATGAGAAACAAATGGTGGATGGAAGCAAGCTGCTTAATATGATTTTGGAGCTTCTCTATAAGCGGGGCTTACACCATCCCTTACATATACCATTCCCTGAAACGGTTGAAAAGGTGAAGAGTTCATTCCTATTCTCTGCTGGCATATTTGAGGGAAATAGAGATTTGAATACCACTGAGTTATTCAATCTGGAACTTAATTTTCAATCCACCGTAGTCTTATCCGTATTCTTTAAGAGTTTTGCTCAATTTGAACTGATCAAGGAAGGAAAGTTGGCAGACCATTTTTTACGCGGGGCAAGAATAATGGACAAGCATCTCGAATTATTTCGGAATCGGTTAATGGAGAGTGGGATGCCTCAATTTCCTACATGGGAGAATGAACTAACCGATGCCTCCATTTCCCCATTTTCAGAGAAATTAATCTTGTTTAAGTCGGCCGTCATGCTCTCGGCTACAGCGGGCCGTTATGGAGTGGCAATTTCAACCGTACTCAGAAGGGACATTGGTTCAGATTTCTTGAGAGTAATGACGGAAACCCTAAAGTATGCTGAGGATACGATGAATCATATGGTTAAAAGAGGATATTTAGATCAGCATCCCATGGCAAGAATAACAGAATAA
- a CDS encoding pirin family protein, whose amino-acid sequence MITVYPSENRYSANHGWLKTSHSFSFGEYYDPNNMNFGPLRVLNDDFVAPNQGFGAHPHRDMEIVSIVLKGQLKHQDSTGGSEVLRPGEIQRMTAGSGVVHSEFNPSETEEVNFLQLWFMPEEKGLTPSYEQKAYDQEAMKNQLLPIVSKQVQSENTAYINQDLTLYLSDVEAGQSLSFNQELNRKIFFFVIDGEVTLNRENQLKKRDSARISEITELKIEANTNAKIMLIDLP is encoded by the coding sequence ATGATAACCGTATACCCATCAGAAAATCGATATAGCGCCAATCACGGATGGCTTAAAACATCACATAGTTTCTCATTCGGTGAATATTATGACCCTAACAACATGAACTTTGGTCCTCTTCGAGTGCTGAATGATGATTTTGTTGCCCCAAATCAAGGCTTCGGAGCTCACCCTCATCGCGATATGGAAATTGTCTCCATTGTATTAAAAGGACAATTAAAACACCAAGACAGCACAGGGGGATCAGAAGTTCTTCGTCCAGGGGAAATACAGCGGATGACCGCCGGAAGTGGCGTCGTACATTCTGAATTCAATCCATCGGAAACCGAGGAAGTAAACTTTTTACAGTTGTGGTTTATGCCTGAGGAAAAAGGCCTCACCCCTTCTTATGAGCAAAAAGCATATGATCAGGAAGCCATGAAGAACCAGTTGCTTCCGATTGTATCTAAACAAGTCCAATCAGAGAATACGGCTTATATCAACCAAGATTTAACTCTTTACCTCTCCGATGTAGAAGCCGGACAGTCCCTTAGCTTTAACCAAGAACTAAACCGAAAAATCTTCTTCTTCGTTATTGATGGGGAGGTCACCTTAAACAGAGAAAACCAACTAAAGAAACGCGATTCTGCAAGAATAAGTGAAATAACTGAACTGAAAATTGAAGCAAATACTAATGCAAAAATCATGTTAATTGATCTACCTTAA
- a CDS encoding DUF3231 family protein: protein MPNYVEVLRSMFNTIVDDEPKLPINIIEASYCWLYYGIVKEALSFEEAALNTTTDDELKGMIQDAIKLCSDHAKELEQLMRKEGISLPPVSEPKPYTDPKEIPLGVKLTDNEIANGIALKMIAMSTNASTAAAQCVRTDVGVMWVQFLNETLAYGMTLKTKMRKRGWAKIPPAYAPPGV, encoded by the coding sequence ATGCCTAACTATGTTGAAGTTCTAAGAAGTATGTTTAATACGATTGTAGATGATGAGCCCAAGTTACCAATAAATATAATTGAAGCATCCTATTGTTGGCTCTACTACGGAATTGTAAAGGAAGCCCTATCATTTGAAGAAGCTGCGCTGAATACCACGACGGACGATGAGCTTAAAGGAATGATCCAAGATGCCATCAAGCTATGTAGTGATCACGCGAAAGAACTTGAACAATTAATGAGAAAAGAAGGAATTTCTTTACCACCCGTATCCGAGCCCAAACCCTATACGGACCCTAAAGAAATCCCATTAGGCGTGAAGTTGACCGATAATGAGATTGCGAACGGAATTGCCCTTAAGATGATTGCGATGTCCACAAACGCAAGTACAGCGGCTGCTCAGTGTGTTAGAACCGATGTTGGGGTTATGTGGGTTCAGTTTTTGAATGAAACTTTAGCGTACGGAATGACATTAAAAACCAAAATGCGGAAGAGAGGCTGGGCGAAGATCCCTCCAGCGTATGCTCCACCAGGAGTATAA
- a CDS encoding fumarylacetoacetate hydrolase family protein, translating to MITVTFKEGQKWKLGLKTDKGILDVEQRMVQLGVNGPITVQEWIEKGDSIQEIVDLLLSAEDQELEFLDESTLEWGPCVTEPQKIICVGLNYRRHAEESKMAIPAQPILFSKYNNALNGHLGDIYIPDGAMQLDYEAELAIIIGKEAKMVEKEDALSYVYGYATANDVSARDWQMKSSQWLLGKTSDGFCPIGPYLVSKDEIPKPNNLKIQTTLNGQVRQNSNTSDMIFYCDEIVSYISKHFTLQPGDVILTGTPEGVILGYEESEREWLKEGDEVSIEIEGLGRLTNTVRDLKES from the coding sequence ATGATAACGGTAACGTTTAAAGAAGGTCAGAAGTGGAAGCTCGGACTTAAAACGGACAAGGGAATTCTCGACGTAGAACAAAGGATGGTACAACTTGGGGTGAATGGACCTATAACGGTACAAGAATGGATTGAAAAGGGAGATTCAATTCAGGAGATTGTAGATCTGTTGTTATCGGCCGAAGATCAGGAGCTTGAATTCCTTGATGAGTCGACTCTAGAATGGGGCCCATGTGTCACCGAACCGCAAAAGATTATTTGTGTTGGCTTAAATTATCGTCGCCATGCAGAGGAATCCAAAATGGCCATACCTGCCCAACCCATTCTATTTAGTAAATATAACAACGCGCTAAACGGTCATCTTGGGGATATTTACATACCAGACGGAGCTATGCAGTTGGATTATGAAGCGGAGCTCGCCATTATCATAGGAAAAGAGGCAAAAATGGTAGAGAAAGAGGATGCTCTTTCTTACGTTTATGGGTATGCTACGGCGAACGATGTATCTGCGCGTGACTGGCAGATGAAAAGTTCGCAATGGTTGCTCGGAAAGACGTCGGACGGATTCTGTCCTATAGGCCCATATTTGGTGAGTAAGGATGAAATTCCTAAGCCTAACAATCTGAAGATTCAAACTACGTTAAACGGACAGGTTCGCCAGAATTCCAATACCTCAGATATGATTTTTTACTGTGACGAGATTGTCAGTTATATTTCTAAACACTTTACGCTCCAGCCAGGTGATGTGATCTTAACAGGAACTCCAGAAGGGGTCATCTTAGGATATGAGGAATCTGAGCGTGAATGGCTAAAAGAGGGGGACGAGGTCTCCATCGAGATTGAGGGGTTAGGAAGACTGACAAACACGGTACGAGATTTAAAGGAGTCATAA
- a CDS encoding bifunctional 2-polyprenyl-6-hydroxyphenol methylase/3-demethylubiquinol 3-O-methyltransferase UbiG: MTTPEWDYGNMDIYLFDQIQKGRFIPGSRILDAGCGTGRNLMYFLQNSFEVYGVDSNPKNMDHVRRIAEKWAPADHFRVEGIENLSFPANYFDAVICNAVLHFAHSEDHFLQLVNGLWERLKPGGLWFARLASTIGIEKEIIPLGGGRYLLPDGTERFLVDAHRLIQLTDQLQGSFIEPIKSVLVHEQRTMTNWVLRKTRT; encoded by the coding sequence ATGACAACCCCCGAATGGGATTATGGGAACATGGATATTTATTTATTTGACCAAATTCAAAAAGGACGATTTATTCCAGGGAGCCGTATTTTAGATGCAGGATGCGGGACTGGGCGCAATTTGATGTATTTCTTACAAAACTCCTTTGAGGTGTATGGGGTCGATTCTAATCCAAAAAATATGGATCACGTTCGTAGAATTGCGGAAAAGTGGGCACCAGCCGACCATTTTCGAGTGGAAGGGATTGAAAATTTATCCTTTCCAGCAAACTATTTTGATGCGGTGATTTGTAATGCAGTTCTCCATTTTGCACATAGCGAAGATCATTTTTTACAGTTGGTTAATGGGTTATGGGAAAGGCTTAAACCTGGAGGACTATGGTTTGCTAGATTAGCATCCACCATCGGGATAGAAAAGGAGATTATCCCTCTTGGGGGAGGTAGGTATCTCCTACCTGATGGGACAGAACGATTCTTAGTAGATGCTCATAGACTTATTCAGTTGACGGATCAATTGCAAGGAAGCTTTATTGAACCGATTAAAAGTGTACTGGTACACGAACAGAGAACGATGACCAACTGGGTGTTGAGAAAAACAAGGACATAA
- a CDS encoding SprT-like domain-containing protein, whose translation MNNHKPTALMMKTLYSLLLEVGEAPGSWLADLTHEEAKDWINQLKQQAKKIAKECSHPSMFAERSIRSIDTSSDKELDWIGNQLSLTYFGRPCKIPIEWDKTLKNAAGYFSFDKRTRKPLRIVQSMWQYNQFGAQHVIGTLKHELAHYHLFMEGKPFDDKDVEFKRECQRIHAPLFAMAMHEGFETFCSSCRTYTGLEKKQKEKLKSRCCKSPLEFGNYLLIFPNGWRVEVEK comes from the coding sequence ATGAACAATCATAAACCGACCGCACTGATGATGAAAACATTGTATTCGCTTTTGCTAGAGGTAGGAGAGGCGCCGGGTTCTTGGTTAGCTGACTTGACTCATGAAGAAGCGAAGGACTGGATTAACCAGCTTAAGCAGCAAGCGAAAAAAATTGCCAAAGAATGCTCCCATCCCTCTATGTTTGCGGAACGATCCATTAGAAGTATTGATACAAGCAGTGATAAAGAGCTAGATTGGATTGGCAATCAGTTAAGCCTCACCTATTTTGGACGTCCATGCAAGATTCCGATTGAATGGGATAAAACTTTAAAAAATGCTGCAGGGTATTTCTCATTTGATAAACGAACAAGAAAACCCTTGCGCATTGTGCAAAGCATGTGGCAGTATAATCAATTCGGAGCCCAGCATGTAATCGGGACACTAAAGCATGAGCTTGCTCATTACCATCTTTTTATGGAAGGAAAGCCGTTTGATGACAAGGATGTGGAATTCAAACGGGAATGTCAAAGAATTCATGCACCTTTATTTGCTATGGCAATGCATGAGGGTTTTGAGACTTTTTGCTCTTCTTGCCGGACTTATACAGGATTAGAGAAAAAACAGAAAGAAAAGTTAAAAAGTCGGTGCTGCAAGAGTCCTTTAGAGTTCGGCAATTATCTTTTGATTTTTCCTAATGGCTGGAGAGTGGAAGTGGAAAAGTAA
- a CDS encoding response regulator, translated as MIKILIVEDDPMVAEINKHYLEKLQGFELTAVARSFSEALEVLEYDDIDLVLLDIFMPGKNGLDLLAQIRKMGIGIDIIVISAASDIPTVKKALRFGAVDYLIKPFEFDRFEAALLTYKESLRIMDKKRLSQEELDQHVLYKSPVQGANELPKGISKITLQSMWGKMEELQGGLFTTEEIAQQAGISRVSARKYLQFLVDLGVLDMQLIYGSVGRPIYKYQVHEVKKEVIKDYI; from the coding sequence ATGATCAAGATTCTAATTGTAGAAGATGATCCCATGGTAGCCGAGATTAATAAGCATTACTTAGAAAAATTACAGGGATTTGAGTTAACGGCTGTGGCTCGTTCGTTCTCTGAGGCGCTTGAGGTTCTTGAGTATGATGATATCGATCTCGTCTTACTAGATATTTTTATGCCTGGGAAGAACGGATTGGATCTCCTGGCCCAAATACGCAAAATGGGGATAGGAATTGATATCATCGTCATCTCCGCAGCCAGCGATATCCCAACAGTAAAGAAAGCGCTCCGGTTTGGAGCGGTTGATTATCTAATCAAGCCCTTTGAGTTTGATCGATTTGAGGCGGCGCTGCTGACGTATAAAGAAAGCCTAAGAATTATGGACAAAAAGCGACTTAGTCAAGAAGAGCTAGACCAGCATGTACTGTATAAATCGCCAGTGCAAGGTGCCAATGAACTACCTAAAGGCATATCCAAAATCACACTGCAATCCATGTGGGGAAAAATGGAGGAGCTGCAAGGCGGGCTGTTTACAACGGAAGAAATTGCTCAACAAGCCGGAATATCCAGGGTCTCCGCACGTAAGTATTTGCAGTTCTTGGTCGATCTAGGTGTATTGGACATGCAGTTAATCTATGGTTCGGTAGGCAGACCCATCTATAAGTACCAAGTCCACGAAGTCAAAAAGGAAGTTATAAAAGACTATATCTGA